tctctttgataacgacagcccgccttgtccctcgaccgcGATTTTGGATCCTCGCTTCTGTTCAGTTCGTCGATCGACCGACCACTCGCccatccccgaccacgagaacacgtctagtcctttgattctgaataaacgatcctgcgcttgggtccagcctcctcagTGTCCTTTGTTCATCataacagtagtaacatttcTTATATCTTTCTACgtttctctattataaatactgtagttacatttcttatttttgccatcattacattgtattattactgtattgttatattaaagatgttttagtgtatccgaagtgtttaatgtttttgttatgcatacaaaggtacactatatactaagacaaacatttgacaaactgacagatacccaccatacctaactgttccgacttacgtcgGAATCCGACAAAGACGGAccgaggacacggaactcgttcgtaaccaggggactgcctgtacttaaACATATGTCAGTTACAAGTGCAAACACTCAAGTCAATAGGAGGTATaccacttaaaaataaacaaacaaacaaaaaaaaaaaaattaaagcacttCTAGGAGTGTAAAGGTTGACAGCAATCTCATATCTGCATTATAAGACAATACATTCTAATATTCTGTATCAGGTCAATACATTCACTGCGATATTATTCCCACTCattgtacctttttaaaatgtccCCAAGTCAAACACAAAGTCTTCATAAAGTACAGCAGTATCTCTTTCTAGGCAACATCAAGTTTATGTAGTACTCTACTGATCCACTTTTAAACTAAACAAaaccatatatatgtatatatatttttattaccaGAGCTCTTCTACAGACAGTGATGCTTCCTCATGTCTTTCTTAATTTATACTCTGACATCATCACAATGTCTCTGTAGCAAATGACAGCAATGTTCAGTCTCTCCCTGCAAATAAGAGCTTCTCTCCAACTACTACTAGTGTTAAAGACACCATTGCTGATAAAGCCCGTGCCTGTAAACGGTATTTTGTGCATCAGTTCACCAGCCCCACTGGAGACTAAAGAAAGTTTTATGAAGGCACCTCAAAATGTGCACTTTGACCAGGCCGGCAAGTTTCTTTCTTGTGCAAAGCCAGATTACGAATCTCCgtcacattctctcacacacacacacacacactttctctaaGTTGGTATGGAAAAGTCGCACAGTACTCAAACTTTGTAAGAAGTCCTGGTTAAATCATTAGCCCTTGAGTTAAGTGGTACCAGATTTAATTTCTGTTAACTAGAGCATGAAACATAATCCTTAAAGAAGCTCATGCTTCACAAAAGCTCTTTGACAAGAATATATCCCTCGCTACAAAAGTGCAGCCGAGTCCAACCTCCACGGGGCTATTTGCAAGAGCAAAGATGCAGCATTTTTATTCACGCTTCAATTAGTTTAAAAAACACCCAAGGAATTAATGAACCGCCAACTGAAGGATGCTCACaattaatttgaaattcaaCTTTATGTTGCAGGCTGTTAAGCAAATCAAATCCCTGATGCAGCCGGCCAGGAAGCgtccattaaaaaaacattaaaaccaacGTAAGGATGTATGGAGAAGGACTGGTGCCTTCAGTTGACGGTCCCATTTGTCTTACTTCtgaatgaagatgatgatgaggcAGAGCATCCCCACCAGTCCCAGCGCCTGGAAGCCCAGGAACCACAGCATGAGCCAGAAGAAGAGGATCACCACCGGCTCCACGGTCTTCTCTCCGCAGACCACCTGAGTGAAGCCGGCCTTTCGAAGGCATTTGTTCAGCTCCCCAAAGAGGGTCCCCATCTTCTCACAGTCGTCCTTAGGGGAAAGCGGTGGGAGATCCAGTGGGGGATCCTAGAGGAAAAAAAGTCAATAatgcttttctctctctctctctcccctaaATTCCATAAAGGTACAGATGGGCACTAAATGCGATGAGTATCAACATGTCAAATGTTCGCAGGTGTCTTTTACAGCCAAGGAACAGAAACCATGTCCACACGTCACAACTTCATTTGCTACTTCAGCGATAACATTACAATGTATccccaaaacagagattttctAAAGCACcttttcttttggagaaaaataaatacataaatgaataaataagtgaatggacaagaaaaaagattttttaaaaaactgaacaacTTAGACACACAGTCTGGTCTGGACTAACACCGATTTCACACTGATtttacactcactcactgactgcaGTGTTGCCCTAACTTTGCAACAGCAGCGGGTAAATACGTTTGGGCATCCGATTTAAACAAGATAATAGTGAAGTCTGTGAGGATTcaacattattactgtcagtcagtcaatcagtgTCACGTAGAACGAGCGCAGTCGCTTCATAGTTCATTACTCCGTTTCAATAATCGCGCAAACGGCGCCGTTCACGCAAATCAAACGACACACCTGGCTCGCAGACGAGCACGCgcctctcgctctcgctctcgcgCTGCGGCGCACTGCAGTGtacttgttgttgttgctcTTGTCGTGCGTTGCGTGCGCCGTACCTGCACCACCACCTGTGCCGGCGGTGCGCTCCTCCCCCGAGCGCTGTACCTGCCGCACGCGCTCCTCCGCATGTCGCGCGCCTCCTCCTCTGAACAGAGCCGTTCCGCACCGGGCCGGACCGAGGAGCGCATGTCCCGAAACTAAGCGCACAGTCGCCGGCGGCAGTGTGTGACGAGCCCCCTCGGCAGCAGTACAACACACagctgtctctcacacacacgtttctGACGTTCTGGGAAATATAAGACAATATGAGCTTCCGGGCGACGAGCACGAACTATGCCCACCTCCTCCCTATCTGCCCCGACGTCACGGGGAGGGGAAGCAATGACATCACGTGGAGGCGCTGTGACGCCATGAAATGACGTCACGGGGAGCGTAAACGTTACGATAATATACGTAGCGCCTATAAGTATAAAAGCAGCAGCGTCTATGAGCGTTTCCCAATTAAACGTGATAAAAGAAGAAAAcgtaataaaatacacacacacacacacacacacacacacacacacacacacacacattttcagaaccgctcgtcccatacggggtcacagggaaccggagccaacccggtaacacagagcgtaaggccggagggggaggggacacacccaggacgggacgccagtccgtcgcaaggcaccccaagcgggactcgaaccccagacccaccggagagcaggactgtggtccaacccactgcgccactgcacccccctctacGTAATAAAATAGCCAtaagaaatttttcattttcacgaATCACTTGTCCTGGACAGGATGGTCTCAGCATTTCCAACAAGGACGGGAGAGGATTGGGGGGAATTACACGTTCGCGCACTTGGCGAATTTACTAGCTGAACTACCTGTCTTctgaatgtgggaggaaaccggagcacctgaaGAAGACCCacccagacactgggagaactcCAATCTAGCtgtgtgggattcgaaccttcgACCGAACATCACAGTGATATAAAGTGCTATAAGCTATAAAGTAATATCTGCTCAGATATTAAATGCAGTAGAAGTATATTCCTGGCACTGAACACCTTTTTGGATTTCACAGCTCATTTAAAGCggtttttaatattacacattttataaCACAGCTGAGCTACTATTTTTCTCTGTCTCAATCGCTCAAGACAGCAATATCGAGAGCGATGAACGAAAGTGCTGTGGGTGCCAATACTGTCCGGCAGGTGGCGATAGTTGCTGCATTTGTGTCTTAAAACCAGGAGCCAGTGGCTCAGAAGTGGTGGAAAAGGCCTGTTGTGTTGATGAGCCGGCTTATCCTCTATGTTTGTAATAGTGGGTAACTCACCATCAGTATTTCCCCATGTATAATTCATGTTCCTCTCAGTTCCTATGGGTGTCCTTAAGGAGATACGTTtccatacacatttattcatttagctgacacttttctccaaaacagctgacagtgcaaagattttaattattgcaagcatacaattatttacccatttatacagctgggtaatgttactagagCAATCTAAGGGTTAGTATCATGCTCAGgagtgggatcaaacctgcaacttttagacccaaagagaATAGCTCttaccactgcactaccagctgtccccatttaataataaaaaggatAAAGCATATAATAACAcaacattacccagctctaccaatgtttaaaaatcataaatagCTTAGTGTATATGTCTAActctgtaagttgcttttgagaaaaacgtTGGCTAAATTGATTTGCAAAATGGgaatatcattatttattcatgaaggCATGTAACCGCCGTTCCCCAAGGTGTCTGTGTCTCGTATGAACTGCCCAATTGCACAATGTCAAAAATACTCAAGGCTCTGTCAACCCAATTTCTTATTGGCCTCTAACAAACTTTTCACCTATGATTAGGGAAGATGGATAACAGTGCCTGATGATAAGctgtcatcattattatcattctcatcatcatcatttattttgctcttttttttgaaGCCAAAAGATGCTTTTCCAGCTCTGCAGACTAGCACCTAAGGATCTGCAATTAGATCCTGACCTGAACCGCCTTCCACCCCTGTGTCATGCGACCTGTCTTGGCACACTTTCTGCTCTGCTCAGGCCTTGGTGGCTGTGACCCTTGGCATCAGCCAGAGAGGGCCACATGGTGCTGTGCGGGGTGTGGGGAATCATGGTGTTACCGCGGTAAGGCCTTAGGCCTGGCCGGTGGGGGGAGGCGGGATGGCGTGTGCCGGTGGCCTGGCAGAGCACCGCAGGGCTAATTCCCCAGGTCCTGTGCGACCTACTCAGCCGTCGCAATCCCTCCACTAATCCTCCAGCATCAGATCGCCGCCTGCAGCCCAGCGTCCATCGGCAGTGCGTGCCGACAGGAACAGGATCGCCCGTTTGCACCGCCATGTCCGCTTCGTTCCCTCTCCGATGAGCACGACGTTCAGCGTCTGCGAGCCGTCTCCTCGACCATGCCACGCCTGCTTTGGCTCTATGTGTTCCTGAGCTGCTGGAAGCTGGTCCCCTCCTTCTGTCCATCCCAGTGCACCTGCGTCTACCACGGACGGACCGACGGCACTGGCACACGGTACCCGCATCCGCCGCATCCGCCATATCCGCTTTTTTCTTATATTCTCAAAAAAAACCTCCTATTTGCAATCATTTCTGTTATTACTAATTGATTCATGCCAAATCACTGCATACATTTGAATGACAGCATGTTGTAGGAAATGAAGGAATCAGTAAAAATCAAAGTAATTCCTTGCAGGGCTGGCCATTGGGCTGGACTCTGTGTGAGTGGGcagtaaaataacagaaattgtcctataatttaaatttttct
Above is a genomic segment from Scleropages formosus chromosome 5, fSclFor1.1, whole genome shotgun sequence containing:
- the LOC108938742 gene encoding uncharacterized protein FAM241A-like, with the translated sequence MRSSVRPGAERLCSEEEARDMRRSACGRYSARGRSAPPAQVVVQDPPLDLPPLSPKDDCEKMGTLFGELNKCLRKAGFTQVVCGEKTVEPVVILFFWLMLWFLGFQALGLVGMLCLIIIFIQK